The Bacillota bacterium genomic interval GGCCTCCGCCGCCTGCCCCGTCACCGCACCGATCCTCCTCCCGCGCTGTCGCGCCGCCCCGCCTGCGGCCTCCCGCCCGGTCGCGGAGATACGAAAAAACCCCTCGCACGCGAGGGGCACCGTCCGCGTCTCTCATCTTTCGGCATACCGCCGCAGGAGTTAGCACCGCTGCCACCAACGTGGCCGGTTGCCGGGCTTCATCGGGCCAGTCCCTCCGCCTGCTCTCGATGGGAGGTGCTTCGCGTCGATATTCGGTTCACGCGCAAAGCAGTCTACCGGGCCGTCCCGCCGCAGTCAACAGGTGCCGTCGGCGGGTGACGAGGGTCAGGGCTGCGGGGCGACCGGCTTCGCCGGCGGGCAGTCGAACTGCTGCCAGTCCCAGTAGGGGCTCTTGGCGGGGCAGAGGCGGATGCCCTCGCTCCGGCCGAGTGCGGCCACCACGGCCGAGGCGAGGAGCGCGTTCCCCGCCGGCGTGGCGATGTGCACCCCGTCGGGGGCGCGAACGTCCTGGAGGACGCCGGAGGAGTCCCGGATGTAGCGCGTGTACCTTCCTGAGGCGTCCTGGAAGAGCTCCCAGGACGAGACGTAGATCACGCCGGGGTGGGCCTCCGCCTGGGCTTCGTAGACGCCGTTGAGCTCCTGCATGGCCGTGTTCGACAGCACCGCCGCGGGCGACATGACGGGCATGCCCACCCAGACGACGCGCGCACCCGCCCGCGTCGCCTCGTCCATCACGGCGGCCACCCTGGCCCCGTACGCCCTTCGCCAGGGCTCGCTGCCGAAGCGCACGTACGCCCCCTGGTCGATGAAGCTGACCGCGTCGTTTCCGCCGAACATGGCGACGACCACCTGCGGGTGGAGGTCGGCCAGCTCGCGCTCGAGGACGGCGGGCCAGTCGTAGTACGCCCTGTTGACCAGCCCGGACGAGCCGACGGCCTTGAGGAGCAGCCGGACGTCGGGCCGGCTTCCGATGACGTCGCGCAGACCGAACCCCAGGTCCATGCCGAGTGAGTCGCCGATGACGAGCACCGTGAGCGGGTGATCCGGGCTCGGCTGGGCAAGGGGCGCCGGCCCGAGCGGGCTCGCCGGGCGGGTCGCGCCAGGGGTCTTCGGCCTCTCCCCCGCCACGCTCCGGGAAGGCGACGCCTCCGACACGGACCGGAGCCCGGCGGATCGCGAGCGGGAGGGTCCGGTATCGGCCACCGCCACGGC includes:
- a CDS encoding DUF459 domain-containing protein, producing the protein MLVIGDSLGMDLGFGLRDVIGSRPDVRLLLKAVGSSGLVNRAYYDWPAVLERELADLHPQVVVAMFGGNDAVSFIDQGAYVRFGSEPWRRAYGARVAAVMDEATRAGARVVWVGMPVMSPAAVLSNTAMQELNGVYEAQAEAHPGVIYVSSWELFQDASGRYTRYIRDSSGVLQDVRAPDGVHIATPAGNALLASAVVAALGRSEGIRLCPAKSPYWDWQQFDCPPAKPVAPQP